One window of the bacterium genome contains the following:
- a CDS encoding RtcB family protein → MDLRLERLDAFRWRIPRGGAMRVPGLVYADEELLPSIVADKALQQVANVACLPGIVGRSLAMPDIHWGYGFPIGGVAAFDWREGVVSPGGVGYDINCGVRLVSTALTRAEMEPRAAELADALFRNLPAGVGAGRRDLRLSRAELDAALERGAEWAASRGFGERGEAERIEERGCLPWADASQVSDRAKERGRPQAGTVGSGNHFVEAQFVEKIFDAEAAARMGLHEDGVAFFIHSGSRGLGYQVCDDFLKVMLAAARRF, encoded by the coding sequence ATGGATCTCCGGTTGGAGCGTCTGGACGCCTTCCGCTGGCGGATTCCGCGCGGCGGCGCGATGCGCGTCCCCGGCCTGGTCTACGCCGACGAGGAACTGCTTCCGTCGATCGTCGCCGACAAGGCGCTGCAGCAGGTCGCCAACGTCGCCTGCCTCCCGGGCATCGTCGGACGCTCGCTGGCGATGCCCGACATCCACTGGGGATACGGCTTCCCGATCGGCGGCGTCGCGGCGTTCGACTGGCGCGAGGGGGTCGTCTCGCCCGGCGGCGTGGGGTACGACATCAACTGCGGCGTGCGCCTCGTCTCGACGGCGCTGACCCGGGCGGAGATGGAGCCGCGCGCGGCCGAGCTGGCCGACGCGCTCTTCCGCAACCTGCCGGCCGGCGTCGGCGCGGGGCGGCGCGACCTGCGCCTCTCGCGGGCGGAGCTCGACGCCGCGCTGGAGCGGGGGGCGGAGTGGGCCGCGTCGCGCGGCTTCGGCGAGCGCGGCGAGGCGGAGCGGATCGAGGAGCGCGGCTGCCTGCCGTGGGCCGACGCGTCGCAGGTTTCCGACCGCGCCAAGGAGCGCGGCCGGCCGCAGGCCGGCACCGTCGGCTCGGGGAACCACTTCGTCGAGGCGCAGTTCGTGGAGAAGATCTTCGACGCCGAGGCCGCGGCGCGGATGGGGCTGCACGAGGACGGCGTCGCCTTCTTCATCCACTCCGGCTCGCGCGGCCTCGGCTACCAGGTCTGCGACGACTTCCTCAAGGTGATGCTCGCCGCCGCGCGCCGCTTCC